A stretch of the Aegilops tauschii subsp. strangulata cultivar AL8/78 chromosome 4, Aet v6.0, whole genome shotgun sequence genome encodes the following:
- the LOC109779314 gene encoding protein FAR-RED IMPAIRED RESPONSE 1-like: MPLNLIPAAGMKFTTYDKAWDFYNNYARCAGFGIRKRAKHRTNAYIVCSREGTHKQTVSDYHRKRQKTSKRIDCKAKIRVKKRKDGKFVIEMVELNHNHKMLESPGMLLHMRSHKKTIL, translated from the coding sequence ATGCCGCTGAACCTCATACCTGCCGCTGGAATGAAGTTCACCACGTACGACAAGGCATGGGACTTTTACAACAATTATGCAAGATGTGCAGGGTTTGGCATACGCAAGAGGGCAAAACACAGGACAAATGCCTACATTGTCTGCTCAAGAGAAGGGACGCACAAGCAGACTGTGTCAGATTATCACCGGAAACGTCAGAAGACATCAAAAAGGATTGACTGCAAGGCAAAGATTAGAGTCAAAAAGAGGAAGGATGGGAAATTTGTGATAGAAATGGTTGAACTCAACCACAATCACAAGATGCTGGAAAGCCCTGGGATGCTTTTGCACATGCGATCGCACAAAAAGACGATCCTTTGA
- the LOC109779312 gene encoding 3'-5' exonuclease-like, whose product MVDAPLYKQRRRYTRELHDVDLHGSHKLHVICTSKGEDVDKMLSTLRRKVGGMPVKLVGVDVEYTHYVKPQRAAVLQLCVEKECLVYHISAAKDRPMELDKLLMNGEYTFVGFAIEGDKSKLKLSGLEINSDNYSDIQVEWRDPYNKKKFDSLADVAGRMIDIQYHDMKKKINREEDHTLWRFCPLPEKLIKYAAIDAFTTYESWRIIYDVIMGLDRAKRDKQAK is encoded by the exons ATGGTGGATGCACCTCTGTACAAGCAGCGCCGTAGGTACACCAGGGAGCTCCACGACGTCGACCTCCACGGCAGCCACAAGCTCCACGTCATTTGCACAAGCAAGGGTGAAGACGTGGACAAGATGTTGTCCACGCTTAGGAGGAAGGTTGGTGGAATGCCCGTCAAACTAGTCGGCGTTGATGTCGAGTACACGCACTACGTGAAGCCACAACGGGCAGCAGTGCTCCAGCTATGCGTAGAAAAGGAATGCCTTGTCTACCACATCTCTGCAGCTAAAGACAG GCCAATGGAACTAGACAAATTACTCATGAATGGTGAGTACACCTTCGTCGGATTCGCCATTGAAGGAGACAAAAGCAAGCTGAAGCTATCTGGTTTGGAGATCAACTCTGACAACTACAGTGATATTCAGGTGGAATGGAGAGACCCATACAATAAGAAGAAGTTTGACTCATTGGCTGATGTTGCCGGTAGGATGATAGACATTCAGTACCATgacatgaagaaaaaaattaacCGCGAGGAGGACCATACTCTGTGGCGATTTTGCCCACTGCCAGAAAAGCTTATCAAGTATGCAGCAATAGATGCATTCACAACATATGAGTCATGGAGAATCATCTACGATGTCATAATGGGACTGGACAGGGCAAAAAGAGACAAACAAGCAAAgtag